Proteins encoded together in one Procambarus clarkii isolate CNS0578487 chromosome 11, FALCON_Pclarkii_2.0, whole genome shotgun sequence window:
- the LOC138363598 gene encoding uncharacterized protein has product MSISTQTPAPPKTQAEQTTASSTPAPSAPTITVSADALAEVPFMTTNTTTDATEPASTTTHGLQSHPQPQAVRPRSNPLTTDYASDSSDEELSVDAPSPQNSIYSIQDFLMEASSKNSNDSTAIIPALTTPNTIVQHTNSHYPSHYRAEYQLSLPLTLSCSIQALTTSFTLSYSIPALTSPHTIEQLHFGVCLLPCVTQECSLSVAPPSLSVEPPSLSVEPPSLSVEPPSLSVEPPSLSVAPPSLSVAPPSLSVEPPSLSVEPPSLSVEPPSLSVEPPSLSVAPPSLSVEPPSLSVEPPSLSVEPPSLSVALPSLSVAPPSLSVAPPSLSVEPPSLSVEPPSLSVAPPSLSVAPPSLSVAPPSLSVEPPSLSVEPPSLSVAPPSLSVEPPSLSVEPPSLSVEPPSLSVAPPSLSVAPPSLSVEPPSLSVEPPSLSVEPPSLSVAPPSLSVAPPSLSVAPPSLSVEPPSLSVAPPSLSVEPPSLSVEPPSLSVEPPSLSVAPPSLSVAPPSLSVAPPEVNKETD; this is encoded by the exons ATGTCGATCTCAACTCAGACTCCAGCTCCACCCAAGACCCAGGCTGAACAAACAACAGCATCTTCCACTCCAGCCCCTAGCGCTCCCACAATCACCGTCTCAGCAGATGCGCTCGCTGAAGTGCCCTTcatgaccaccaacaccaccaccgacgcGACTGAACCAGCTTCTACTACCACACATGGACTCCAGAGTCATCCTCAGCCTCAGGCTGTGAGACCAAGGTCAAATCCACTTACTACAGACTACGCCTCGGACTCGTCAGATGAAGAACTCTCAGTAGATGCTCCATCGCCTCAGAACTCCATCTACTCCATACAAGATTTCCTCATGGAAGCCTCCTCAAAGAACTCCAATGACAGCACAGCCAT AataccagctctcactacccctaacactatcgtgcagcatactaactctcactacccctcacactatCGTGCAGAATACCAGCTCTCACTACCTCTCACACTATCGTGCAGCATACAAGCTCTCACTACCTCCTTCACACTATCGTAcagcataccagctctcacttcccctcacactatc GAACAACTTCATTTCGGGGTCTGTCTTCTGCCGTGCGTGACGCAAGAGTGTAGCCTGAGTGTAGCGCCCCCCAGCCTGAGTGTGGAGCCGCCCAGCCTGAGTGTGGAGCCGCCCAGCCTGAGTGTGGAGCCGCCCAGCCTGAGTGTGGAGCCGCCCAGCCTGAGTGTAGCGCCGCCCAGCCTGAGTGTAGCGCCCCCCAGCCTGAGTGTGGAGCCGCCCAGCCTGAGTGTGGAGCCGCCCAGCCTGAGTGTGGAGCCGCCCAGCCTGAGTGTGGAGCCGCCCAGCCTGAGTGTAGCGCCCCCCAGCCTGAGTGTGGAGCCGCCCAGCCTGAGTGTGGAGCCGCCCAGCCTGAGTGTGGAGCCGCCCAGCCTGAGTGTAGCGCTCCCCAGCCTGAGTGTAGCGCCGCCCAGCCTGAGTGTAGCGCCGCCCAGCCTGAGTGTGGAGCCGCCCAGCCTGAGTGTGGAGCCGCCCAGCCTGAGTGTAGCGCCCCCCAGCCTGAGTGTAGCGCCGCCCAGCCTGAGTGTAGCGCCGCCCAGCCTGAGTGTGGAGCCGCCCAGCCTGAGTGTGGAGCCGCCCAGCCTGAGTGTAGCGCCCCCCAGCCTGAGTGTGGAGCCGCCCAGCCTGAGTGTGGAGCCGCCCAGCCTGAGTGTGGAGCCGCCCAGCCTGAGTGTAGCGCCCCCCAGCCTGAGTGTAGCGCCGCCCAGCCTGAGTGTGGAGCCGCCCAGCCTGAGTGTGGAGCCGCCCAGCCTGAGTGTGGAGCCGCCCAGCCTGAGTGTAGCGCCCCCCAGCCTGAGTGTAGCGCCCCCCAGCCTGAGTGTAGCGCCGCCCAGCCTGAGTGTGGAGCCGCCCAGCCTGAGTGTAGCGCCCCCCAGCCTGAGTGTGGAGCCGCCCAGCCTGAGTGTGGAGCCGCCCAGCCTGAGTGTGGAGCCACCCAGCCTGAGTGTAGCGCCGCCCAGCCTGAGTGTAGCGCCGCCCAGCCTGAGTGTGGCGCCGCCAgaagtgaataaggagacagattga